The Camelina sativa cultivar DH55 chromosome 14, Cs, whole genome shotgun sequence genome includes a window with the following:
- the LOC104741376 gene encoding protein TRIGALACTOSYLDIACYLGLYCEROL 5, chloroplastic, translated as MVLSDFTGVGVGFGFGVGCGFGVGWGFGGMPMNILGVGAGGGCGVGLGLGWGFGTAFGSHYRSSRLTFQGIELEKADSKREDKAANMSTT; from the exons ATGGTGCTCTCTGACTTCACTGGAGTTGGTGTTGGATTCG GGTTCGGTGTTGGCTGTGGATTTGGCGTTGGATGGGGTTTTGGAG GAATGCCTATGAACATTTTAGGCGTTGGTGCAG GTGGCGGTTGCGGAGTAGGTTTGGGCCTCGGGTGGGGTTTCGGGACTGCTTTTGGGAGTCACTACCGATCGTCTAGACTTACATTTCAAGGCATCGAGTTAGAGAAAGCCGATAGTAAACGTGAGGATAAGGCGGCCAACATGTCCACCACTTAA
- the LOC104741375 gene encoding uncharacterized protein LOC104741375, giving the protein MTTSLDRWEKDPFFPAAEEVQESADRMESAYRTWINGKRDSSNVWDSEQLHRDLHAALGTTKWQLDEFQKAVKSSYDNRMSDETRDRHREFTFAMEAQVSKIEKSLKEAAVSDGKGTPRWVRLDEDDRNELALFLTGPSDSVKVVNQNNGHRRTASAAEFTAWNVVVSDDGLLKKSHGEGEPVVRPPRKVPSFSGFLNYMEPGSKHCIRKWKALDRQGDSDAALLPIQANQQVLNGGGLERGKSCMECEEDCYEKQLHGWYGALQRQLQRSQYRMRYSKSVHAAIWILLLVFLIVVVAVHSM; this is encoded by the exons ATGACGACGAGTTTGGATCGGTGGGAGAAAGATCCTTTCTTTCCCGCTGCTGAAGAGGTTCAGGAATCTGCCGACAG GATGGAGTCGGCGTACAGGACATGGATCAATGGGAAACGAGACTCTTCTAATGTATGGGACTCTGAGCAGCTTCATAGGGATCTTCACGCTGCTTTAGGAACCACCAAATGgcag TTAGATGAATTCCAGAAAGCTGTGAAATCAAGCTACGACAATCGTATGAGTGATGAAACTAGAGATAGGCATCGTGAGTTTACATTCGCAATGGAAGCTCAGGTTTCCAAAATCGAGAAATCTCTCAAGGAAGCTGCGGTATCCGATGGCAAAGGAACTCCTAGATGGGTTCGTTTGGATGAAGATGATCGTAATGAGCTTGCCCTCTTCTTGACTGGACCGTCTGATTCTGTCAAAGTAGTAAACCAAAACAATGGGCATAGAAGGACGGCTAGTGCTGCTGAATTCACTGCTTGGAACGTTGTCGTTTCTGACGACGGTTTGTTGAAGAAATCTCATGGTGAGGGGGAGCCAGTGGTTCGACCTCCCAGGAAAGTACCTAGCTTCTCTGGTTTCTTAAATTATATGGAACCTGGGTCTAAGCATTGCATTCGAAAGTGGAAGGCTTTAGATCGTCAAGGAGACTCTGATGCTGCTTTATTACCTATCCAAGCTAACCAA CAAGTCTTGAATGGAGGAGGTTTAGAGAGGGGCAAAAGTTGTATGGAGTGTGAGGAGGACTGTTACGAAAAGCAGCTTCATGGTTGGTATGGAGCTTTGCAGAGGCAACTTCAACGGTCTCAGTATCGGATGCGATATAGTAAATCCGTTCACGCTGCCATTTGGattcttcttttagtttttcttatCG TGGTAGTCGCAGTGCATTCAATGTAG
- the LOC104743564 gene encoding uncharacterized protein LOC104743564, whose protein sequence is MRRVIVVDGTFLKGKYKGTLLVASAQDGDFHLYPIAFAIVDSENDIAWNWFFRCLLSIIPDAPNLVFISDRAQSIEKAILELYPASHHGICRFHLLNNIKVKFRSKSFLPLFEAAADAYTFQEFEVVFRDIQNSNPKLAKYLEEADLKKWARCSAPSNRYNIMTTNIVESLNSMITLTTCFYERREKAFKHNKRATPNVTKEIVLRFNDAMKQDVFQVDQHEFEVKDDKNKFVVHLKNKTCTCCVVDIDRIPCIHAIEAAKRTNMDEYKLVDHFYLTDIWAKAYAENIHPSGDVKSWVFPDSLAIFFCAPPQIRIKSGRSPKKRKRSVGEFGVPCSKSQRHKCSGYSRERHNKSTCRFPI, encoded by the exons ATGAGAAGAGTGATTGTTGTTGATGGTACATTCCTAAAAGGAAAGTATAAGGGAACTTTGCTAGTAGCTAGTGCACAAGATGGAGATTTTCACTTATATCCGATAGCATTTGCAATTGTTGATTCAGAAAATGATATTGCATGGAATTGGTTCTTTAGGTGTTTGCTCTCTATCATCCCTGATGCACCGAATTTGGTATTCATTTCTGACCGTGCTCAATCCATTGAAAAAGCAATTTTAGAATTGTATCCAGCATCCCATCATGGCATTTGCAGATTTCATCTCCTAAACAACATCAAAGTAAAGTTCAGGAGTAAAAGTTTCTTGCCTCTTTTCGAAGCAGCAGCTGATGCTTATACGTTTCAAGAATTTGAAGTTGTTTTTAGGGATATACAGAATTCTAATCCAAAACTGGCCAAATATTTAGAAGAGGCTGATTTGAAGAAGTGGGCCCGTTGTTCTGCACCATCTAACCGCTACAATATTATGACAACCAACATTGTTGAGTCCTTGAATTCCAT GATAACCCTTACAACATGCTTTTATGAGCGACGGGAAAAAGCTTTCAAGCACAACAAGCGTGCTACACCAAATGTTACAAAGGAGATAGTATTAAGGTTCAATGATGCAATGAAACAAGATGTTTTTCAAGTGGATCAACATGAGTTTGAGGTTAAAGACGATAAGAATAAGTTTGTTGTTCACCTAAAGAACAAGACTTGTACATGCTGCGTCGTTGACATTGATAGAATTCCTTGCATTCACGCCATTGAGGCTGCAAAGCGTACAAACATGGATGAATACAAACTGGTTGATCATTTCTATTTGACAGATATATGGGCTAAAGCATATGCTGAGAACATTCATCCGAGTGGAGATGTAAAGAGTTGGGTATTTCCAGATTCTTTAGCTATATTCTTCTGTGCACCACCACAAATTAGGATTAAGAGTGGGAGATCgccaaaaaagagaaagagatcagttGGAGAGTTTGGTGTACCATGTTCTAAATCCCAAAGACATAAGTGCAGCGGATATAGTAGAGAAAGACATAATAAAAGTACTTGTAGATTTCCaatataa